Proteins found in one Vallitalea guaymasensis genomic segment:
- a CDS encoding FGGY-family carbohydrate kinase encodes MAVIGIDLGTTACKIVAYSNDGKILSSKRREYTIIAPSPKRAEINPVEFVTCVSECMKSVVAACDEPIVSLSFSSQGEGFVALDREFNPVYNIILSYDKRSIEQTNKLRKRLGEDYFYKKTGQILGCMGTASKIMWLMENKDKLSIKPSYFVCISDFIISQLGFIPVIDWSLGARTMMLNIHTGEWDEDILDAIGIDDSMLPQVHRSGYILGEVKEKYAKRFGLPEGVIAVLGGHDQPVGMLGSGAYEQGEATYSLGTTETIVCKMSKFNEELKKYGLSCYPHVLKNQFVTLAGNYTGGILVEWLCKEMYTEEEIFDESINDTINDCIKRMSEIPTELLVLPHFTVTGSPWNDEKSVGVIHGLTLNTSKAQIIRGILEGITYEILLNYVILKENNINISSLIAIGGGTSSIKSLQLKADVLGVPIIINHIKEAACRGAALIAAVNTGLLTNYSSNWGMSDKDIIKIIPNYDNSKFYKSMLPAYKELYYLSKNINNMIIEKRNENER; translated from the coding sequence ATGGCTGTAATTGGAATTGATCTAGGAACAACAGCATGTAAAATAGTGGCTTATAGCAATGATGGGAAAATTCTAAGTAGCAAAAGACGTGAATATACAATAATTGCACCTAGTCCAAAGAGGGCTGAAATTAATCCTGTTGAATTTGTTACTTGTGTAAGCGAATGTATGAAATCAGTTGTTGCTGCCTGTGATGAGCCTATAGTTTCTCTCAGTTTTTCTAGTCAAGGAGAAGGTTTTGTAGCATTGGATAGAGAGTTTAATCCTGTTTACAACATAATCTTATCATATGATAAACGAAGTATTGAACAAACTAATAAATTAAGAAAACGATTAGGAGAAGATTACTTTTATAAAAAAACTGGTCAAATATTAGGCTGTATGGGAACAGCTTCTAAGATTATGTGGTTGATGGAAAATAAAGATAAGCTTTCTATAAAGCCGAGCTATTTTGTTTGTATTAGCGATTTCATCATTTCTCAACTAGGATTCATACCCGTGATTGACTGGTCTTTGGGTGCTAGGACTATGATGCTTAACATACATACAGGTGAATGGGATGAAGATATTCTGGATGCAATTGGGATTGATGATAGTATGCTTCCTCAAGTACATCGATCTGGTTATATATTAGGAGAAGTAAAAGAAAAGTATGCAAAAAGATTTGGTTTGCCAGAAGGTGTAATCGCTGTATTGGGTGGTCATGACCAGCCTGTTGGTATGTTGGGTTCTGGTGCTTATGAACAAGGAGAAGCAACATATTCATTAGGTACAACAGAAACTATAGTATGTAAGATGAGCAAATTTAATGAAGAGCTAAAAAAATATGGATTATCCTGTTATCCTCACGTATTAAAAAATCAATTTGTCACTTTGGCTGGTAATTATACTGGGGGTATCTTAGTTGAATGGCTTTGTAAAGAAATGTACACTGAAGAAGAAATATTTGATGAAAGTATAAATGATACTATTAATGATTGTATTAAAAGGATGAGCGAAATACCAACTGAATTGCTAGTTTTGCCTCATTTTACTGTAACGGGTTCGCCATGGAACGACGAAAAAAGTGTAGGAGTCATACATGGATTGACACTTAATACCTCAAAAGCACAAATAATTAGAGGGATTTTAGAAGGAATTACATATGAAATTCTTTTAAATTATGTTATATTAAAAGAGAATAATATAAACATTAGCTCTTTAATTGCAATAGGGGGTGGAACAAGTTCAATTAAATCATTACAGCTAAAGGCTGATGTTCTAGGTGTGCCGATAATAATTAATCATATAAAAGAAGCTGCATGCAGAGGAGCAGCGTTAATAGCTGCTGTAAATACTGGACTTTTAACCAACTATAGTAGTAATTGGGGAATGAGTGATAAAGACATAATAAAAATTATTCCTAACTACGATAATTCTAAATTTTATAAAAGTATGTTACCTGCTTACAAGGAATTATACTATTTATCAAAAAACATAAATAATATGATTATAGAAAAGAGAAATGAAAATGAAAGATAA
- a CDS encoding class II fructose-bisphosphate aldolase → MRIVPFTEMLNHARVHKYAVPALNVSNMETVQAITTAAELENSPLIVQLYHADLDYAGIDYMTALTKVAAKKSTVPISLSLDHGNSYEQAINCIDGGFTGVMIDLSSDDFEENISITKKVVSYAHMRGVSVEAELGKIFDANSDISVRNSGLTDPDMAEEFAKRTNIDALAVSIGTAHGIYSSKPKIDFDLVEKIVNKVNIPIVVHGGSNTPDEDIIEIVRLGVAKINIGTDLVLAYNEGLLEAFSESGKNIPLKTAMGIARDRVIEVARHKIRLLRTFAE, encoded by the coding sequence ATGCGTATTGTTCCTTTTACAGAAATGTTGAATCATGCTCGTGTACATAAATACGCTGTACCTGCTTTAAATGTGTCTAATATGGAAACAGTCCAAGCTATTACCACAGCTGCTGAGTTAGAAAATTCCCCATTAATCGTACAACTATATCATGCTGATCTAGATTATGCTGGCATAGATTACATGACAGCTTTAACTAAAGTAGCAGCAAAAAAATCTACAGTTCCAATTTCATTAAGTCTAGATCATGGTAACTCTTATGAGCAAGCAATAAATTGTATTGATGGTGGTTTTACAGGAGTAATGATAGATTTATCTTCAGACGATTTTGAAGAAAATATATCAATAACCAAAAAGGTAGTCTCCTATGCTCATATGAGAGGTGTCTCAGTCGAAGCAGAATTGGGAAAAATATTTGATGCTAACAGTGACATATCCGTTAGAAATTCCGGACTTACCGATCCTGATATGGCTGAAGAATTTGCTAAGCGTACTAATATAGATGCTTTAGCTGTTTCTATAGGGACTGCTCACGGAATTTATTCATCAAAACCAAAAATTGATTTTGACCTAGTTGAAAAAATCGTAAATAAAGTAAATATCCCAATTGTTGTCCATGGCGGCTCTAATACCCCTGATGAAGATATTATTGAAATTGTTAGATTAGGTGTTGCCAAAATAAACATAGGTACAGACTTAGTATTAGCATATAATGAAGGATTATTAGAAGCTTTTAGTGAGAGTGGAAAAAACATTCCTTTGAAAACGGCTATGGGCATAGCAAGAGATAGAGTTATTGAAGTAGCTAGACATAAAATAAGACTTTTACGTACATTTGCAGAATAA
- a CDS encoding carbohydrate ABC transporter permease, which yields MKSNRYSIYWRIGLLIVGAISMIPLIYLISMSFRTPETAFDPVIFKWPIVLDNYKTIFAENELYKNFISSMIITVTTVVLVTLFASMAAFGLTRKEVKFKNGIYNLLLITLMVPICSLLIPLTQINSSFNMLNKYQGLILPYTALGIPFALVILKGFMDNFPTEIEEAAKVDGCSNFILFFKIVLPTLRPGIIVVVIWQFLTTWNEFLLALVVMSEKNMKTLTLVPMLYQGQYFSQPGALFAILVIISIPMIAFYILVQKYFVQGLMSGSVKG from the coding sequence ATGAAATCTAATAGATATAGTATATATTGGAGGATTGGATTATTGATTGTAGGGGCTATTTCGATGATACCTCTTATTTATCTAATTAGTATGTCCTTTAGAACTCCCGAAACTGCTTTTGACCCTGTTATATTCAAATGGCCAATAGTATTGGATAATTACAAAACTATATTTGCTGAAAATGAATTATATAAGAATTTTATTTCAAGTATGATTATTACTGTAACAACAGTTGTTTTAGTAACTCTTTTTGCATCCATGGCAGCATTCGGGTTAACAAGAAAAGAAGTCAAATTTAAGAATGGAATATATAATTTGTTGCTCATTACTCTAATGGTACCTATTTGCTCTTTGTTAATACCGTTGACACAAATTAATAGTTCCTTCAATATGTTGAACAAATATCAGGGGTTAATCTTACCTTATACAGCACTAGGTATACCCTTTGCATTAGTAATACTGAAAGGTTTTATGGACAACTTTCCAACAGAAATTGAAGAAGCCGCTAAAGTTGATGGTTGTAGCAATTTCATACTTTTTTTTAAAATTGTTTTGCCTACATTACGACCGGGAATAATTGTTGTCGTTATCTGGCAGTTCCTAACAACTTGGAATGAATTTCTATTAGCTCTAGTTGTTATGTCAGAAAAAAATATGAAAACACTAACCCTAGTGCCGATGTTGTATCAAGGGCAGTATTTTAGTCAACCAGGAGCATTGTTCGCTATCTTGGTTATAATTTCTATTCCGATGATTGCTTTTTATATACTTGTTCAAAAATACTTCGTACAGGGGCTTATGAGTGGTTCTGTCAAAGGATAG
- a CDS encoding class II aldolase/adducin family protein has product MDVTAIKEILEVCERLDKKGMVNAYEGNISIKRDGFIYVTPTGKNKAFLKEEMIAVYEEKTMKQVAGIYPASSEFPLHLCAYKERPDIESVIHCHAPYLTAYSLCNKPIESRAYPEMIGNFKKIEVAEYGTPGGEDIFKGVKPLIAKKDIVIMANHGMIAVGKTVYDAMNKSEAAEAIAKVLYLAENIGEIVDLPDDEVQMFLNK; this is encoded by the coding sequence ATGGATGTAACAGCGATTAAAGAAATTCTAGAAGTGTGCGAAAGATTAGATAAAAAAGGTATGGTAAATGCGTACGAGGGTAATATATCAATAAAACGTGATGGATTTATATATGTAACTCCAACGGGTAAAAATAAAGCTTTTTTAAAAGAAGAGATGATAGCGGTTTATGAAGAAAAAACAATGAAACAAGTAGCAGGAATTTATCCTGCATCATCAGAATTTCCATTACATTTATGTGCTTATAAGGAGAGACCAGATATTGAAAGTGTTATTCATTGCCATGCGCCTTACCTAACAGCATATTCATTATGTAATAAGCCTATAGAATCCAGAGCCTATCCAGAAATGATAGGAAACTTTAAAAAAATTGAAGTAGCGGAGTATGGTACTCCAGGTGGGGAAGATATTTTTAAGGGTGTTAAGCCTTTGATAGCTAAAAAAGATATTGTAATTATGGCTAATCATGGAATGATAGCTGTTGGAAAAACAGTATATGATGCAATGAATAAATCAGAAGCTGCAGAGGCTATAGCAAAAGTACTATATCTTGCTGAAAATATTGGAGAAATCGTTGATCTTCCTGACGATGAGGTTCAGATGTTTTTGAATAAATAA
- a CDS encoding chemotaxis protein CheX, with amino-acid sequence MSVINVEYINPFIGAAQKILKDVCQLETKLQKPYLKDAEYEGDLLAVIIGVTGNIKGQVILSLNISTACNIASKMMMGMPVEELNNMAKSAISELSNMILGNAATALSQKGLTVDITPPSICLGKDMNIMVNHSKNICVPLKFSDDSLFEINISIVEE; translated from the coding sequence ATGTCAGTAATAAATGTAGAATATATTAACCCATTTATTGGAGCAGCCCAAAAGATTTTAAAAGATGTATGTCAATTAGAAACTAAATTACAAAAGCCCTACTTGAAAGATGCAGAATATGAAGGAGACCTATTGGCTGTAATCATAGGTGTTACAGGTAATATAAAAGGACAAGTCATACTATCTCTTAATATTAGTACTGCATGCAATATAGCTTCTAAAATGATGATGGGTATGCCAGTTGAAGAATTGAATAATATGGCAAAAAGTGCTATTAGTGAATTATCAAATATGATACTAGGTAATGCAGCTACAGCATTATCACAAAAAGGATTGACAGTTGATATTACTCCACCATCAATATGTTTAGGTAAAGATATGAATATTATGGTTAACCATTCTAAGAATATATGTGTACCATTAAAATTTTCTGATGATAGTCTTTTCGAAATAAATATATCAATAGTGGAAGAATAG
- a CDS encoding rhamnulokinase yields the protein MNYSIAIDLGASGGKMICAYFDGSQVNVLDEYRFNNIPVNFLDNLYWDIFGLYKEIISGLTKFGKKFGQAESIGIDTWGASYGFLDIKGRLLEPVYHYRDDRTIGVLKEMYNIIPKKEVFDLTGCQCERSYTLPQLFATVKDKERSLELADKMLLLPDLLGYFLTGEISTERTIAGTSALLEASQEGFCRTLFDKLNIPTKILTEIVDAGSAKGVVIDSTAKKTGINKAKVISTVGHDSAAAVVGIPNFKKDDLYISIGTNVSMGTERNKPCINDEFYNYGFKNTGGLKRKIILYKDFAAFWIVNELKNEWKQKGKDYSYEDLIKLAINVKNNNSFISLEDEDLNSVGNNMQEKIDDYLIKTRQNSLNSDGEYIRCIFESIALKIKYCKDNMEKSIGIKFNDTYVINGGSRNELLNQLIADVLDKPVKAGMPNATLIGNMLTQFYANGYLKDLDDIRFASSKSFDMKYFIPNSSKNWGEILDIAINKKIV from the coding sequence ATGAACTACTCAATAGCTATTGATTTAGGAGCAAGTGGAGGGAAAATGATATGTGCTTACTTTGATGGAAGTCAGGTGAATGTTTTAGATGAGTATCGTTTTAATAATATACCAGTTAATTTTCTTGATAATCTATATTGGGATATATTCGGATTATACAAAGAGATTATCTCGGGATTAACTAAATTTGGTAAGAAATTTGGTCAAGCTGAGAGTATTGGTATTGATACTTGGGGTGCATCTTATGGATTTTTAGATATCAAGGGAAGGTTGTTAGAACCAGTTTATCATTATAGAGATGATAGGACTATAGGTGTTTTAAAAGAAATGTATAATATAATTCCCAAAAAAGAAGTATTTGACTTAACTGGTTGTCAATGTGAAAGAAGTTATACATTACCCCAACTATTTGCAACAGTTAAGGATAAAGAAAGAAGTTTGGAACTTGCTGATAAAATGTTGCTGTTACCAGATTTGTTAGGATATTTTCTTACAGGAGAAATCTCTACTGAAAGAACTATTGCAGGTACATCAGCTTTGCTGGAAGCATCTCAAGAGGGTTTTTGTAGAACGCTTTTTGATAAATTGAATATACCTACAAAAATCTTAACAGAAATTGTAGATGCTGGTTCTGCAAAGGGTGTAGTAATTGACAGCACTGCAAAAAAAACGGGTATAAATAAAGCCAAAGTAATATCTACAGTGGGTCATGATAGTGCTGCTGCTGTAGTTGGTATCCCTAACTTCAAAAAAGATGATCTATACATTAGTATTGGTACTAATGTAAGTATGGGGACAGAGCGGAATAAACCTTGTATTAATGATGAATTTTATAATTATGGATTTAAGAACACTGGAGGATTAAAACGTAAAATTATTTTATATAAAGATTTTGCAGCATTTTGGATAGTGAATGAATTAAAGAATGAATGGAAACAAAAGGGTAAGGATTACAGTTATGAAGATTTGATTAAATTAGCAATTAATGTTAAGAATAATAATTCTTTTATTTCGTTAGAAGACGAAGATCTTAATAGTGTAGGTAATAATATGCAAGAAAAGATAGATGATTATCTTATCAAAACCAGACAAAATTCATTGAATAGTGATGGCGAATATATAAGATGTATATTTGAGAGCATAGCTCTAAAAATAAAATATTGTAAAGATAACATGGAGAAAAGTATTGGTATAAAATTTAATGATACATATGTTATTAATGGAGGAAGCCGAAACGAATTACTTAATCAACTAATAGCTGATGTATTAGATAAGCCGGTAAAAGCAGGGATGCCAAATGCTACATTAATAGGAAACATGTTAACGCAATTCTATGCCAATGGATATCTAAAAGACCTAGATGATATACGTTTTGCATCGTCTAAGTCGTTTGATATGAAGTATTTCATTCCTAATTCAAGTAAAAATTGGGGTGAGATATTGGATATAGCAATTAATAAAAAAATAGTTTAA
- a CDS encoding ROK family protein yields the protein MKDNQKESILVSRKYYKKNKILSILRYNQEVSRFKIKKMTSYSMTTVIQTVDELIEDNFIVEEHCNENRVGRRPLWLKLNPEVGYFIGVDFNATSINCVCLNFLAETIVSIKTDINYTYTSEQIISKIIATIYEIIDKIGTDNPRIFGIGIGVPGYYDSIKGIAIDYAPLPKWKNVVLKDIIQEEFKLPCYIENNVSVMAFAYKWLKYQGEPDDFIFVSIRNGSRIVPIINNQLFLNKKGYAGQLGHLKMPNSNRLCTCGKRGCLNAEITDWAIRNKVVEAALSGQFEKTKEEMNYDINEITIYTFLELVHERNPVAMEILNTSAYYLGYVLGGVIDILAPKTIVLSGKLAKLGNVFIDAVREGIVDNSILENNKKLIIKSSDFNDDIGAIGAAALVLQEEFEFINKTV from the coding sequence ATGAAAGATAATCAAAAGGAATCTATTCTTGTCTCAAGAAAGTATTATAAGAAAAATAAAATATTGAGTATTTTGAGGTATAATCAAGAAGTTTCTAGATTTAAAATAAAAAAGATGACTTCTTATAGTATGACTACAGTTATACAGACCGTTGATGAACTTATTGAGGATAATTTTATTGTTGAAGAACATTGTAATGAAAATAGAGTAGGCAGACGTCCGCTATGGCTAAAGTTAAATCCTGAAGTAGGTTATTTTATTGGTGTGGATTTTAATGCAACAAGTATAAATTGTGTCTGTCTTAATTTTCTTGCAGAAACAATAGTGTCAATTAAAACTGATATTAATTATACTTATACATCAGAGCAAATTATTTCTAAGATAATAGCTACTATATATGAGATTATTGATAAAATTGGAACAGATAATCCTAGAATTTTTGGAATAGGTATAGGAGTTCCAGGTTATTATGACAGTATTAAGGGAATAGCAATTGATTATGCGCCTTTGCCAAAATGGAAAAATGTAGTTTTGAAAGATATTATTCAAGAAGAATTTAAACTACCGTGTTATATAGAGAATAATGTTTCTGTTATGGCATTTGCGTATAAGTGGTTAAAATATCAAGGAGAACCGGATGATTTTATTTTTGTATCTATACGTAATGGTTCGAGAATAGTCCCCATAATAAATAATCAATTGTTTTTGAATAAAAAAGGATATGCAGGACAGTTAGGACACTTGAAAATGCCCAATAGCAATAGGTTATGTACATGTGGTAAAAGAGGATGCCTTAACGCAGAAATAACAGATTGGGCAATTAGAAACAAGGTGGTAGAAGCTGCTCTTAGCGGACAGTTTGAAAAGACCAAGGAAGAAATGAATTACGATATTAATGAAATCACTATTTATACCTTTCTAGAATTAGTGCATGAGAGAAATCCTGTTGCAATGGAAATATTGAATACTTCTGCCTATTATCTTGGATATGTTCTTGGTGGGGTTATTGATATTTTAGCACCAAAAACTATTGTATTAAGTGGTAAACTTGCAAAACTAGGTAATGTTTTTATTGATGCTGTTAGGGAAGGAATAGTTGATAATTCTATTTTGGAGAATAACAAAAAATTAATTATTAAATCATCTGATTTTAATGATGATATAGGTGCAATTGGAGCTGCGGCATTGGTTCTGCAAGAGGAATTTGAATTTATTAATAAAACTGTTTGA
- a CDS encoding tRNA (cytidine(34)-2'-O)-methyltransferase, whose amino-acid sequence MNILLHEPEIPYNTGNIGRTCVASGTALHLIKPLGFFIDEKSVKRAGLDYWDDLELYLYEDFDDFISKNPNATIYMATTKAKKTYAEVKYEKDSFIMFGKESAGIPEDILVKYPDTSIRIPMEPNIRSLNLSNAVAIVLYESLRQQNFAHMQLEGQLRNYKW is encoded by the coding sequence ATGAACATATTATTACACGAACCAGAAATACCATATAACACTGGTAATATTGGAAGGACCTGTGTTGCTTCAGGTACAGCTTTACACTTAATTAAACCTTTAGGTTTTTTTATTGATGAAAAATCAGTAAAGAGAGCAGGACTTGATTATTGGGATGATTTAGAGTTATATTTATATGAAGATTTTGATGACTTTATTAGTAAAAATCCTAATGCAACTATTTACATGGCAACCACTAAAGCCAAAAAAACATATGCAGAAGTTAAATACGAAAAAGATAGTTTCATCATGTTCGGTAAAGAGAGTGCGGGAATACCAGAAGATATTCTAGTAAAATATCCAGATACAAGTATTAGAATACCAATGGAACCTAACATTAGATCATTGAATTTATCAAATGCAGTTGCTATAGTATTGTATGAATCTCTAAGACAACAAAATTTTGCTCATATGCAATTAGAAGGACAATTAAGGAATTATAAATGGTAA
- a CDS encoding ABC transporter substrate-binding protein, producing the protein MKKIVISLLLVLCLAATVLGGCSSGDTNTDKEKITDNNDTTKDNTSDDKVSKDTPTEVKIWTWSPISRTMDKMIKAFNENNPDIKVTYTNYNFSPEYLSALAAGAGSNSLPDIIGLQPGSFTQQYKEYLIDLGSYAENSWGENWENNFYKINSNQIQLGNAEGDNNKYIMPCESQIINIWYNTRIFDELDLSVPKTWDELKSVSKKLTDNGYAPLYFGGADGWQHVNVFQMLAHQMVPIDKVQDGTVKWTDPKMLKAMEAFKDMFDSGIMQVGSLSNHAYPDGVNLFTAGKVGMMALGSWWLQEYTAPKRVGAVENWDFDNFYLPSYEDGGQVSPPVGGIDFGYGITKDCKNPEAAWRVIEAFSAGVGIQAAINDLNNLPAYKGIIPEGDIPEKVKNQSMTYAELLDSAYNQRIGEPSIENALQNALSGVAAGQLSPMEALEAIQEEQDKVSNK; encoded by the coding sequence ATGAAGAAAATTGTTATATCATTATTATTAGTTTTATGTTTGGCAGCTACTGTTCTTGGAGGGTGTTCGTCAGGTGATACTAATACTGACAAAGAAAAAATTACCGATAACAATGACACTACTAAAGATAACACTTCCGATGACAAGGTATCAAAAGATACTCCTACAGAAGTTAAAATTTGGACATGGTCACCTATTTCACGTACTATGGATAAAATGATTAAAGCTTTTAACGAAAATAATCCTGATATTAAAGTAACGTATACCAATTATAATTTTTCTCCTGAATATCTATCAGCTCTTGCAGCTGGTGCTGGCTCTAATTCTCTACCAGATATAATTGGTTTACAGCCTGGCTCATTTACACAACAATACAAAGAGTACTTAATTGATCTTGGGAGTTATGCAGAAAACTCATGGGGAGAAAATTGGGAAAACAATTTCTACAAGATCAATAGTAATCAAATTCAGTTAGGTAATGCTGAAGGTGATAATAATAAGTATATTATGCCATGTGAATCTCAGATAATAAATATTTGGTATAATACACGTATATTTGATGAGTTGGATTTATCAGTACCAAAGACATGGGATGAATTAAAATCAGTATCAAAAAAATTAACAGACAATGGTTATGCTCCATTATACTTTGGGGGAGCAGATGGATGGCAGCATGTTAATGTATTTCAAATGTTAGCTCATCAAATGGTACCTATAGATAAAGTTCAAGATGGTACAGTTAAATGGACTGATCCTAAGATGTTAAAAGCTATGGAAGCCTTTAAAGATATGTTTGATTCTGGTATCATGCAAGTAGGTTCTTTATCAAATCATGCTTATCCTGATGGTGTTAATCTATTTACTGCTGGTAAAGTAGGTATGATGGCACTTGGTTCTTGGTGGTTACAAGAATACACTGCTCCAAAACGTGTAGGTGCTGTTGAAAATTGGGATTTCGATAATTTCTATTTACCTTCATATGAAGATGGTGGACAAGTTTCTCCTCCAGTAGGTGGTATTGATTTTGGATATGGTATAACAAAGGATTGTAAGAATCCAGAAGCAGCATGGAGAGTTATAGAAGCATTTTCAGCAGGGGTTGGAATTCAAGCTGCTATAAATGATCTGAACAATTTACCTGCATATAAGGGAATTATACCTGAAGGCGACATTCCTGAAAAGGTTAAGAATCAATCTATGACATATGCTGAATTATTAGATAGTGCTTATAATCAAAGAATTGGTGAGCCATCAATTGAAAATGCTTTACAGAATGCATTATCTGGTGTAGCGGCAGGTCAGCTATCACCAATGGAAGCTCTCGAAGCTATTCAAGAAGAACAAGATAAAGTTTCTAACAAATAA
- a CDS encoding carbohydrate ABC transporter permease, with product MIKEKKRRKDMTGYLFIAPAIIFFLVFIVYPIGFISYGSLFNWSSLSNMTFVGLKNFVELFQDKVFIITLRNTLLWILITITIQMVLGFILAYIIEEKVKKYKSFFRTLFFIPVVTSVVVISIVWSNMYSPYQGLLTNFLYSIGFGSPINLLGDVNKAIFAIMVVNIWEWTGWSMILYIAGLSEISQGIKEAALIDGAKGFKKIYHIFIPLTAHVHKSLVLLGIIGSLQTFALVYSMTSGGPNSATEVPGTYIFKMGFQVQRMGYASAISVIILLLALVLTVMQVVTLGSGNFISKKGGK from the coding sequence ATGATTAAGGAGAAAAAAAGAAGAAAAGATATGACTGGATATTTGTTTATTGCGCCTGCAATTATTTTCTTTTTGGTATTTATTGTATATCCCATAGGTTTTATTAGTTATGGTAGCTTATTTAATTGGTCTTCTCTTTCTAATATGACATTTGTAGGATTGAAAAATTTTGTGGAGTTGTTTCAAGATAAAGTATTTATAATAACATTAAGAAATACATTGCTATGGATATTAATAACTATAACTATACAAATGGTATTAGGGTTTATTTTAGCTTATATTATAGAAGAAAAAGTTAAAAAATATAAATCATTTTTTAGAACTTTATTTTTTATACCTGTTGTAACATCGGTAGTAGTTATTTCTATAGTCTGGTCTAATATGTATTCGCCCTATCAAGGGTTATTGACTAATTTCTTATATAGTATTGGGTTTGGTTCGCCTATTAATTTGCTTGGTGATGTTAATAAAGCCATTTTTGCAATTATGGTGGTAAATATATGGGAATGGACTGGATGGTCTATGATTTTATATATAGCAGGTTTGTCTGAAATATCTCAAGGGATTAAAGAAGCTGCACTTATTGATGGTGCTAAGGGATTTAAAAAGATTTATCATATTTTTATTCCTCTTACAGCTCATGTGCATAAATCTTTGGTTTTACTAGGTATTATTGGTTCGCTGCAAACTTTTGCGCTTGTTTATTCAATGACTAGTGGCGGTCCTAACTCTGCTACAGAGGTTCCGGGAACATATATATTTAAAATGGGTTTTCAAGTTCAGAGGATGGGATATGCTTCTGCAATTTCAGTGATTATATTATTGCTGGCATTAGTGTTAACTGTAATGCAGGTGGTTACTCTTGGATCGGGCAATTTTATAAGCAAAAAAGGGGGGAAGTAG